The following coding sequences are from one Verrucosispora sp. WMMD573 window:
- a CDS encoding 4-(cytidine 5'-diphospho)-2-C-methyl-D-erythritol kinase has translation MTEAWRPDDDEPRGASGPVRVRVPAKVNLHLGVGPLRRDGYHELNTVYHAISIYDELTARRGDTLTLTMEGEGTGELALDDSNLIIRAAHALAGYAGVMPHARLHLRKQIPLAGGLAGGSADAAAALVACDALWGTGLSRDELASIAADLGSDVPFLIHGGTALGTGRGEAVSPVLARPTSWHWVVAIADGGLSTPQAYRELDRLRETGAAGPPLGSTDGLLAALRQRDPRVLAPTLGNDLQDAALAMRPSLANTLKAGEAAGALAGIVSGSGPTCVFLTADAADAERVAAELEAAGVCRQARVAHGPVHGARIT, from the coding sequence GTGACCGAGGCCTGGCGTCCGGACGACGACGAGCCGCGCGGGGCGAGCGGTCCGGTCCGGGTACGGGTGCCCGCCAAGGTCAACCTGCATCTGGGGGTCGGCCCACTGCGCCGGGACGGCTACCACGAGCTGAACACCGTCTACCACGCGATCTCGATCTACGACGAGCTGACCGCGCGACGCGGCGACACGCTGACCCTCACCATGGAGGGCGAGGGCACCGGGGAACTCGCCCTCGACGACTCCAACCTGATCATTCGGGCGGCGCACGCCCTCGCCGGGTACGCCGGCGTCATGCCGCACGCCCGGCTGCACCTGCGCAAGCAGATCCCGCTGGCCGGTGGGCTCGCGGGCGGCAGCGCGGACGCCGCAGCCGCCCTGGTCGCCTGCGACGCCCTGTGGGGCACCGGCCTGTCCCGTGACGAGTTGGCGAGCATCGCCGCAGACCTCGGCTCGGACGTGCCCTTCCTGATCCACGGCGGCACCGCGTTGGGCACCGGTCGTGGCGAGGCGGTCAGTCCGGTGCTGGCCCGGCCCACCTCCTGGCACTGGGTGGTCGCCATCGCCGACGGCGGCCTGTCCACCCCGCAGGCGTACCGCGAACTCGACCGGCTCCGCGAGACCGGTGCCGCCGGCCCGCCCCTGGGCAGCACCGACGGGCTGCTCGCCGCGCTGCGGCAGCGCGACCCCCGGGTGCTCGCACCGACCCTCGGCAACGACCTTCAGGACGCCGCCCTGGCCATGCGGCCGTCGCTGGCGAACACCCTGAAGGCCGGCGAGGCGGCCGGGGCGCTGGCCGGCATCGTCTCCGGCTCGGGGCCCACCTGCGTGTTCCTCACCGCTGACGCCGCCGACGCCGAACGCGTCGCCGCCGAACTGGAGGCCGCCGGGGTGTGCCGGCAGGCCCGCGTCGCCCATGGCCCGGTGCACGGCGCCCGGATCACCTGA
- a CDS encoding ABC-F family ATP-binding cassette domain-containing protein, with protein sequence MANIVNLDRVSKGYGAAGPLLTEVSLGLEDADRIGVVGLNGAGKSTLLRLLTRSEQPDDGRVTHRRDLRVAWLPQNLTLSPEATVRDVVLGTEWLAESMGAEHEWAGDAGVRAILDGLGMPHLGLDAPVGPMSGGERRRVALAALLVRDADLLILDEPTNHLDVSGVDWLARHLLGRKGALVVVTHDRWFLDAVCTTTWEVADQTVRAYEGGYAAWILARAERERIAAATEARRQNLLRKEIAWLRRGPPARTSKPKFRIDAANALIADVPPPRDTMSLQRLATARLGKQVYDLEHVRLHAGPKTILDDTTWQVGPGDRVAILGANGAGKTSLLRMLAGVTRPDSGRMTTGSTVRPAFLSQELAELPSDLRVLEAVEEVARRVRLGDREISAAQLAEVFGFDDRRLWTPVGDLSGGERRRLQMLRLLAGEPNVLLFDEPTNDLDTDTLAALEDLLDSWPGTIVVASHDRYLIERVTDSAYGMFGDGRLVHLPGGVDEYLARANDRPGTGRTPAPSAPTGGPAGDGMSAAEARQARKELARLERQVGKLEQKEAALLDQLAANATDYTRVAELDAQLTQVRGEREEAEQAWLTLADEIPAS encoded by the coding sequence GTGGCCAACATCGTCAACCTGGACCGGGTGTCCAAGGGCTACGGCGCGGCCGGGCCACTGCTCACCGAGGTCTCGCTCGGCCTGGAGGACGCCGACCGGATCGGCGTCGTCGGGCTCAACGGCGCCGGCAAGTCCACCCTGCTCCGACTGCTGACCCGGAGCGAGCAGCCCGACGACGGTCGAGTCACGCACCGTCGCGACCTGCGCGTCGCCTGGCTGCCGCAGAACCTCACCCTCAGCCCCGAGGCCACCGTCCGCGACGTCGTACTCGGCACCGAGTGGCTCGCCGAGAGCATGGGCGCGGAGCACGAGTGGGCCGGTGACGCCGGCGTACGTGCCATCCTCGACGGGCTTGGCATGCCGCACCTGGGACTCGACGCCCCGGTCGGGCCGATGTCCGGTGGCGAGCGCCGCCGGGTGGCCCTGGCCGCCCTGCTGGTCCGCGACGCGGACCTGCTCATCCTCGACGAGCCCACCAACCACCTCGACGTCAGCGGCGTCGACTGGCTGGCCCGGCACCTGCTCGGCCGCAAGGGCGCTCTGGTCGTGGTCACCCACGACCGCTGGTTCCTCGACGCCGTCTGCACCACCACCTGGGAGGTCGCCGACCAGACCGTACGGGCCTACGAGGGCGGCTACGCCGCCTGGATCCTCGCCCGCGCCGAGCGGGAAAGGATCGCCGCCGCCACCGAGGCACGCCGGCAGAACCTGCTCCGCAAGGAGATCGCCTGGCTGCGCCGTGGCCCGCCGGCCCGCACCTCGAAGCCGAAGTTCCGCATCGACGCGGCCAACGCGCTGATCGCCGACGTGCCGCCGCCGCGCGACACCATGTCACTGCAACGGCTGGCCACCGCCCGCCTCGGCAAGCAGGTCTACGACCTGGAACACGTCCGGCTGCACGCCGGCCCCAAGACCATCCTCGACGACACCACCTGGCAGGTCGGCCCCGGCGACCGGGTCGCCATCCTCGGCGCCAACGGCGCCGGCAAGACCAGCCTGCTACGGATGCTGGCCGGCGTCACCCGCCCCGACAGCGGACGGATGACCACCGGCAGCACCGTACGGCCCGCCTTCCTTTCCCAGGAACTCGCCGAACTGCCCAGCGACCTGCGCGTGCTCGAAGCGGTCGAGGAGGTCGCCCGGCGGGTCCGCCTCGGCGATCGGGAGATCTCCGCCGCCCAGCTCGCCGAGGTGTTCGGCTTCGACGACCGGCGCCTCTGGACTCCGGTCGGTGACCTCTCCGGCGGCGAGCGGCGTCGGCTTCAGATGCTGCGCCTGCTGGCCGGCGAACCGAACGTGCTGCTGTTCGACGAACCCACAAACGACCTCGACACCGACACCCTCGCCGCGTTGGAGGACCTGCTCGACTCCTGGCCCGGCACGATCGTGGTGGCCAGCCACGACCGCTACCTCATCGAGCGGGTGACCGACTCGGCGTACGGCATGTTCGGTGACGGCCGGCTGGTGCACCTGCCCGGTGGTGTCGACGAGTACCTCGCCCGCGCCAACGACCGGCCGGGCACCGGGCGTACCCCGGCACCTTCGGCACCGACCGGTGGCCCGGCCGGCGACGGAATGAGTGCCGCCGAGGCCCGGCAGGCCCGCAAGGAACTGGCCCGCCTCGAACGGCAGGTCGGCAAGCTGGAACAGAAGGAGGCCGCCCTGCTGGACCAGCTCGCCGCCAACGCCACCGACTACACCCGGGTGGCCGAGCTGGACGCCCAGCTCACCCAGGTACGCGGTGAGCGGGAGGAGGCCGAGCAGGCCTGGCTGACCCTGGCTGACGAGATCCCCGCCAGCTGA
- a CDS encoding Uma2 family endonuclease encodes MTAQPIDPDVSGMWGTRRRDRLEKPADYADAGIPHYWRIEQNPVHVYAYDLVDGRYELVADSAEELTVTKPFDVRLPVRDITP; translated from the coding sequence GTGACCGCGCAGCCGATCGATCCCGACGTGTCCGGCATGTGGGGGACCCGGCGTCGCGACCGGTTGGAGAAGCCCGCCGACTACGCCGACGCCGGCATCCCGCACTACTGGCGGATCGAGCAGAATCCCGTGCACGTGTACGCGTACGACCTTGTCGACGGCCGCTACGAGCTGGTCGCCGACTCCGCCGAGGAGCTGACCGTGACCAAGCCGTTCGACGTGCGGTTGCCCGTCCGGGACATCACCCCGTGA
- the rsmA gene encoding 16S rRNA (adenine(1518)-N(6)/adenine(1519)-N(6))-dimethyltransferase RsmA, with protein MAADLLGPAEIRDLAARLGVAPTKKLGQNFVHDPNTVRRIVATAGLAPDDVALEVGPGLGSLTLALLPATAHVHAVEIDATLAGALDGTAARHAGPTAARLTVHHADALRVTAADLADPPPTALVANLPYNVAVPVVLHLLAALPSLRHGLVMVQKEVADRLVAGPGSKVYGIPSVKLAWYAHARAAGKVPPNVFWPVPNVDSGLVAFTRREPPRADVPREQVFSVVDAAFAQRRKTLRAALAGWAGGADRAAAALTAAGVDPGARGESLTVDQFAAVAASAPSRTPAAQ; from the coding sequence ATGGCCGCAGACCTGCTCGGCCCGGCGGAGATCCGGGACCTCGCCGCCCGGCTCGGCGTCGCACCCACCAAGAAGCTCGGCCAGAACTTCGTGCACGACCCCAACACGGTCCGCCGGATCGTGGCCACCGCCGGTCTCGCCCCCGACGATGTGGCGTTGGAGGTCGGCCCCGGGCTGGGTTCGCTCACCCTCGCCCTGCTGCCCGCCACCGCCCACGTGCACGCCGTCGAGATCGACGCCACGCTGGCCGGCGCGCTCGACGGCACCGCCGCCCGGCACGCCGGCCCGACCGCCGCCCGGCTCACCGTGCACCACGCCGACGCCCTGCGGGTCACCGCCGCCGACCTGGCCGACCCGCCGCCCACCGCGTTGGTGGCGAACCTGCCCTACAACGTCGCCGTGCCCGTGGTGCTGCATCTGCTCGCCGCGTTGCCCAGCCTCCGGCACGGGCTGGTGATGGTGCAGAAGGAGGTCGCCGACCGGCTCGTCGCCGGTCCCGGCTCCAAGGTGTACGGCATACCGTCGGTCAAGCTCGCCTGGTACGCCCACGCCCGAGCCGCCGGAAAGGTGCCGCCGAACGTGTTCTGGCCGGTGCCCAACGTCGACTCCGGTCTGGTCGCCTTCACCCGCCGCGAGCCGCCCCGCGCCGACGTACCCCGCGAGCAGGTCTTCTCGGTGGTGGACGCCGCCTTCGCGCAGCGGCGCAAGACCCTGCGCGCGGCCCTGGCCGGCTGGGCCGGTGGCGCCGACCGGGCCGCCGCCGCGCTCACCGCCGCCGGCGTGGACCCCGGCGCACGCGGCGAGTCACTCACCGTCGATCAGTTCGCCGCCGTGGCCGCGTCGGCCCCGAGCCGTACGCCGGCAGCCCAGTAG